One Georgenia wutianyii DNA segment encodes these proteins:
- a CDS encoding DUF3117 domain-containing protein → MAAMKPRTGDGPMEVTKEGRGIVMRVPLEGGGRLVVELTPAEAGELSEALSAVAS, encoded by the coding sequence ATGGCCGCGATGAAGCCGAGGACCGGGGACGGGCCGATGGAGGTCACGAAGGAGGGACGCGGCATCGTCATGCGCGTTCCCCTCGAGGGTGGCGGCCGTCTCGTCGTCGAGCTGACGCCCGCCGAGGCCGGCGAGCTCAGCGAGGCCCTCAGCGCCGTCGCCTCCTGA
- a CDS encoding purine-nucleoside phosphorylase yields MDTPVDSSDPRAPFELAHKAAERLAELTGIAQHDVALVLGSGWGGAADLLGETVADIPAEQVPGFRAPAVAGHGGSIRSIRIEDGRHALVLGSRTHYYESRDVRAVAHGVRTAAAAGVRQLVLTNGCGGLDPALLPGTPVLIADHLNLTAASPIEGATFVDLTDLYSSRLRDIAREVDPTLTEGVYVQFPGPHYETPAEVRMAAMLGGTLVGMSTALEAIAARHVGLEILGLSLVTNLAAGISADPLSHEEVLEAGRAAGPRISRLLAQIVRRI; encoded by the coding sequence ATGGACACCCCTGTTGACTCCTCGGATCCGCGCGCTCCGTTCGAGCTCGCCCACAAGGCGGCCGAACGGCTCGCGGAGCTCACCGGCATCGCACAGCACGACGTCGCGCTCGTCCTCGGCTCGGGATGGGGAGGCGCCGCCGACCTCCTCGGTGAGACCGTCGCCGACATCCCCGCCGAGCAGGTCCCCGGCTTCCGGGCACCGGCCGTCGCCGGGCACGGCGGCTCCATCCGCTCGATCCGCATCGAGGACGGCCGGCACGCGCTGGTCCTCGGCTCCCGCACCCACTACTACGAGTCGCGCGACGTGCGCGCCGTCGCCCACGGTGTGCGCACCGCGGCGGCCGCGGGCGTGCGCCAGCTCGTCCTGACGAACGGCTGCGGCGGGCTCGACCCGGCCCTGCTGCCCGGCACCCCGGTCCTCATCGCCGACCACCTCAACCTCACGGCGGCCTCGCCGATCGAGGGCGCGACGTTCGTCGACCTCACCGACCTGTACTCCTCCCGGCTGCGCGACATCGCCCGCGAGGTCGACCCGACGCTGACCGAGGGCGTGTACGTCCAGTTCCCCGGCCCGCACTACGAGACCCCCGCCGAGGTGCGCATGGCCGCCATGCTCGGCGGCACGCTCGTCGGCATGTCGACCGCGCTCGAGGCGATCGCCGCCCGCCACGTCGGCCTGGAGATCCTCGGTCTGTCGCTCGTGACGAACCTGGCGGCCGGCATCAGCGCCGACCCGCTGTCGCACGAGGAGGTCCTCGAGGCCGGCCGCGCGGCCGGGCCACGGATCTCCCGGCTGCTGGCGCAGATCGTCCGTCGTATCTGA
- a CDS encoding NAD(P)H-quinone dehydrogenase, translating into MTSADEHQPAGDRPEPPAPAEGRRTQETAGSSPVRAGSRVVIIGGGPGGYEAALVAAQLGARVSVVERQGMGGAAVLTDVVPSKTLIATAEWMTATDQSAELGIRGGAEGASVDMAAVNRRVLTLAARQSQDIRARLEREGVRVVDGVGRLVGDLRADGTRIVRARTEDGEEDLVAEIVLVATGAHPRVLPDALPDGERILTWAQMYNLTELPEHLVVVGSGVTGAEFAGAYNGLGVPVTLVSSRDRVLPGEDEDAAELIETVFRRRGMNVLSRSRAAAVRRVGGGVEVELTDGRVIAASHCLLAVGGVPNTEGLGLEDVGVALTEQGHVRVDRVSRTTAVRVYAAGDCTGVLPLASVAAMQGRIAMWHALGDAVAPLDLDAVTANIFTAPEIATIGVTEKDVQEGKVDAVVTQLPLARNPRAKMLGIREGFVKVMADRHSGAVIGGVVVAPRASELIFPLAIAVTQRITVDQLANVFTIYPSLTGSIAEAARTLHQTGN; encoded by the coding sequence ATGACCTCAGCCGACGAGCACCAGCCCGCCGGGGACCGCCCGGAGCCCCCCGCACCCGCCGAGGGGAGGCGCACCCAGGAGACCGCCGGCAGCTCGCCGGTGCGTGCCGGCAGTCGGGTGGTGATCATCGGCGGCGGGCCGGGCGGCTACGAGGCCGCCCTCGTCGCGGCGCAGCTCGGCGCCCGGGTCAGCGTCGTCGAGCGGCAGGGGATGGGCGGGGCCGCGGTCCTCACCGACGTCGTCCCTTCCAAGACCCTCATCGCCACCGCGGAGTGGATGACGGCGACCGACCAGTCCGCCGAGCTCGGCATCCGCGGCGGCGCCGAGGGCGCCTCGGTGGACATGGCGGCGGTCAACCGTCGCGTCCTCACGCTCGCCGCCCGCCAGTCCCAGGACATCCGCGCGCGGCTCGAGCGGGAGGGCGTCCGCGTCGTCGACGGCGTCGGCCGTCTCGTCGGGGACCTGCGCGCCGACGGCACCCGCATCGTCCGCGCGAGGACCGAGGACGGCGAGGAGGACCTCGTCGCCGAGATCGTCCTCGTCGCCACCGGCGCCCACCCGCGGGTGCTGCCCGACGCCCTGCCCGACGGCGAGCGGATCCTCACCTGGGCACAGATGTACAACCTCACCGAGCTGCCCGAGCACCTCGTCGTCGTCGGCTCGGGCGTCACCGGTGCCGAGTTCGCCGGCGCCTACAACGGGCTGGGTGTGCCGGTCACCCTCGTCTCCAGCCGTGACCGCGTGCTGCCGGGGGAGGACGAGGACGCCGCCGAGCTCATCGAGACGGTGTTCCGCCGTCGCGGCATGAACGTCCTGTCCCGCTCGCGGGCCGCGGCCGTGCGCCGGGTGGGTGGCGGCGTCGAGGTCGAGCTCACCGACGGCCGCGTCATCGCCGCCTCGCACTGCCTGCTCGCCGTCGGCGGCGTCCCGAACACCGAGGGGCTGGGCCTGGAGGACGTCGGCGTCGCGCTCACCGAGCAGGGCCACGTGCGCGTGGACCGTGTCTCGCGCACGACGGCGGTGCGCGTCTACGCCGCCGGGGACTGCACCGGCGTCCTGCCGCTCGCGTCCGTCGCCGCCATGCAGGGCCGCATCGCCATGTGGCACGCCCTGGGTGACGCGGTCGCCCCGCTCGACCTCGACGCCGTCACCGCCAACATCTTCACCGCCCCGGAGATCGCCACCATCGGCGTCACCGAGAAGGACGTGCAGGAGGGGAAGGTCGACGCCGTCGTCACCCAGCTGCCGCTCGCGCGCAACCCGCGCGCGAAGATGCTCGGCATCCGGGAGGGCTTCGTCAAGGTCATGGCCGACCGGCACTCCGGCGCCGTCATCGGCGGGGTGGTCGTCGCCCCGCGGGCGAGCGAGCTCATCTTCCCGCTCGCGATCGCGGTGACCCAGCGGATCACCGTCGACCAGCTCGCCAACGTCTTCACGATCTACCCCTCGCTCACCGGCTCGATCGCCGAGGCCGCCCGCACCCTCCACCAGACCGGGAACTGA
- a CDS encoding LOG family protein — MRSYSKNDRPASLRTRPADGRDSEVYRKGPVTLRGQQIPEETSDERLLAADGDSDWVHSDPWRVMRIQSEFVEGFGALAELGPAISVFGSARIPDGAPQYVLAEEIGRRLVESGYAVITGGGPGVMEAANKGACEAGGVSVGLGIELPFEQGMNEWVDLGVNFRYFFARKTMFVKYSLGFIALPGGFGTMDELWEALTLVQTGKVRSFPIVLVGSDYWGGLLEWTRTTMVEAGTISAEDVELIQLVDTAEEAVDRIQHRLELLDDEAQAVARAAEETRRG; from the coding sequence ATGAGGTCCTACAGCAAGAACGACCGTCCCGCCTCGCTGCGGACCCGGCCGGCCGACGGCCGCGACTCCGAGGTCTACCGCAAGGGCCCGGTCACCCTGCGCGGCCAGCAGATCCCCGAGGAGACCTCCGACGAGCGCCTGCTCGCCGCGGACGGTGACTCGGACTGGGTGCACTCCGACCCGTGGCGGGTGATGCGGATCCAGAGCGAGTTCGTCGAGGGCTTCGGCGCGCTCGCCGAGCTCGGCCCGGCGATCAGCGTGTTCGGCTCGGCGCGCATCCCGGACGGTGCCCCGCAGTACGTGCTCGCCGAGGAGATCGGCCGCCGGCTCGTCGAGTCGGGCTACGCCGTCATCACCGGCGGCGGGCCCGGCGTCATGGAGGCGGCGAACAAGGGTGCGTGCGAGGCCGGCGGGGTGTCCGTGGGGCTGGGCATCGAGCTGCCCTTCGAGCAGGGCATGAACGAGTGGGTCGACCTCGGCGTCAACTTCCGCTACTTCTTCGCCCGCAAGACGATGTTCGTCAAGTACTCCCTCGGGTTCATCGCGCTGCCCGGCGGCTTCGGGACGATGGACGAGCTGTGGGAGGCCCTCACCCTCGTCCAGACCGGCAAGGTGCGCTCCTTCCCCATCGTCCTCGTCGGGTCCGACTACTGGGGCGGGCTGCTCGAGTGGACCCGCACGACGATGGTCGAGGCCGGCACGATCTCCGCCGAGGACGTCGAGCTCATCCAGCTCGTCGACACCGCGGAGGAGGCGGTCGACCGCATCCAGCACCGCCTCGAGCTGCTCGACGACGAGGCGCAGGCGGTCGCCCGGGCGGCGGAGGAGACGCGGCGCGGCTGA
- the dapE gene encoding succinyl-diaminopimelate desuccinylase: protein MPHPLLPDLRTADVVELTRALCDIPSVSGEEGPLADAIEAALAPLPHLEVLRDGDAVLARTVLGRPRRAVVAGHIDTVPVAGNLPSELREVEGQEVLWGRGSVDMLGGVAVALHLAARLTAPAWDVTWVFYDNEEVEAERNGLGRLARNHPDWLAADFAVLGEPSNGGIEGGCNGTLRVAVRTTGRAAHSARAWRGVNAIHLMAPALTRLSAYEPRSVEVDGLVYREGLSAVGISGGIAGNVVPDACELLVNYRFAPSRSLAEAEAHVREVFAGYDVTVVDAAAGARPGLDAPGVAEFVDAVARVTGGGPAPKYGWTDVARFAALGVPAVNFGPGDPSLAHADDEHCPTVQIRDCATALEAWLTEGAS from the coding sequence GTGCCCCACCCCTTGCTGCCCGACCTGCGCACCGCCGACGTCGTCGAGCTCACCCGCGCGCTGTGCGACATCCCCTCCGTCTCCGGGGAGGAGGGGCCGCTCGCCGACGCGATCGAGGCGGCGCTCGCGCCACTGCCGCACCTCGAGGTGCTCCGCGACGGGGACGCCGTCCTCGCCCGGACGGTTCTCGGGCGGCCGCGGCGGGCGGTCGTCGCCGGCCACATCGACACGGTGCCCGTCGCCGGGAACCTGCCGAGCGAGCTGCGCGAGGTCGAGGGCCAGGAGGTGCTGTGGGGCCGGGGCAGCGTCGACATGCTCGGCGGGGTCGCCGTCGCCCTCCACCTCGCCGCCCGGCTCACCGCCCCGGCGTGGGACGTCACGTGGGTGTTCTACGACAACGAGGAGGTCGAGGCGGAGCGCAACGGGCTGGGTCGCCTCGCCCGCAACCACCCCGACTGGCTCGCCGCCGACTTCGCCGTCCTCGGTGAGCCGAGCAACGGCGGCATCGAGGGCGGGTGCAACGGGACGCTGCGCGTCGCGGTGCGCACCACCGGGCGGGCCGCCCACTCGGCCCGGGCCTGGCGCGGGGTCAACGCCATCCACCTCATGGCCCCGGCCCTCACCCGGCTGTCCGCCTACGAGCCGCGCTCGGTCGAGGTCGACGGCCTCGTCTACCGCGAGGGCCTGTCGGCCGTGGGGATCTCCGGGGGCATCGCGGGCAACGTCGTGCCCGACGCCTGCGAGCTCCTCGTCAACTACCGCTTCGCCCCCTCCCGGTCCCTCGCGGAGGCCGAGGCGCACGTCCGGGAGGTGTTCGCGGGTTACGACGTCACCGTCGTCGACGCGGCGGCGGGCGCGCGTCCCGGGCTCGACGCCCCGGGAGTGGCGGAGTTCGTCGACGCCGTCGCCCGGGTCACCGGGGGTGGCCCCGCGCCGAAGTACGGGTGGACCGACGTCGCCCGTTTCGCCGCCCTCGGGGTGCCCGCCGTGAACTTCGGCCCGGGCGACCCCTCCCTCGCCCACGCCGACGACGAGCACTGCCCGACCGTCCAGATCCGCGACTGCGCCACCGCGCTGGAGGCGTGGCTGACCGAAGGAGCGTCATGA
- a CDS encoding phospho-sugar mutase yields the protein MDVEVIRRWIAEDPDPFTANEVGTLLEEATGDGPEAQEARAELEDRFSGPLVFGTAGLRGAVAGGPNRMNRAVIIRTTAGLTAWLTEQLDGAAPRVVIGYDARHGSERFAQDAAAVVTGAGGEAMLMPGPGPTPVLAYAVRALGADAGVMVTASHNPKEDNGYKVYLGGRVVTDSGQGAQLVTPADAQIAARIDAVGAVPDVPLPPDGWQVLDPSIVEDYIARASSLVPTGYARSLRIVYTPMHGVGAAVASETLRRAGFTDLHVVAEQAEPDPDFPTVAFPNPEEPGALDLAFRLAQKVDADLIIANDPDADRCSVAVPDQSALGGWRQLTGDEVGALLGKQSAISAAVEGRGVLASSLVSSRLLARIAESHGLEHRTTLTGFKWISRVPGLVFGYEEALGYCVDPEAVRDKDGISAAVRVAFLASQLVDKGRTLTDALDDLALQYGLHATAPLTLRVADLSLIPQAMERLRSQGPATLAGSPVVRTTDLSAGADGLPPTEGLVYLTERGDRAIVRPSGTEPKLKCYLEVIVPVHERDELPDTRRAAAERLETMKAELGTLIGL from the coding sequence ATGGATGTCGAGGTCATCCGGCGTTGGATCGCCGAGGACCCGGACCCGTTCACCGCGAACGAGGTCGGCACGCTGCTCGAGGAGGCCACCGGTGACGGGCCCGAGGCGCAGGAGGCCCGGGCCGAGCTCGAGGACCGCTTCTCCGGGCCGCTCGTCTTCGGCACGGCAGGACTGCGCGGCGCGGTCGCCGGCGGCCCGAACCGGATGAACCGGGCCGTCATCATCCGCACCACCGCCGGGCTCACCGCCTGGCTCACCGAGCAGCTCGACGGCGCGGCCCCGCGCGTCGTCATCGGCTACGACGCCCGGCACGGCTCCGAGCGCTTCGCGCAGGACGCCGCCGCCGTCGTCACCGGCGCGGGCGGCGAGGCGATGCTCATGCCCGGTCCCGGCCCCACCCCGGTGCTCGCCTACGCCGTGCGCGCGCTCGGTGCCGACGCCGGAGTCATGGTCACCGCCTCCCACAACCCGAAGGAGGACAACGGCTACAAGGTCTACCTCGGTGGGCGGGTCGTCACCGACTCCGGGCAGGGCGCCCAGCTCGTCACCCCCGCGGACGCGCAGATCGCCGCCCGCATCGACGCCGTCGGCGCGGTGCCGGACGTGCCGCTGCCGCCCGACGGGTGGCAGGTGCTCGACCCCTCGATCGTCGAGGACTACATCGCCCGCGCCTCCTCGCTCGTGCCCACCGGGTACGCGCGCAGCCTGCGCATCGTCTACACCCCGATGCACGGGGTGGGGGCGGCGGTGGCGTCCGAGACGCTCCGGCGGGCCGGGTTCACCGACCTCCACGTCGTCGCCGAGCAGGCCGAGCCCGACCCGGACTTCCCGACGGTCGCGTTCCCCAACCCCGAGGAGCCCGGCGCGCTCGACCTCGCCTTCCGCCTCGCGCAGAAGGTCGACGCCGACCTCATCATCGCCAACGACCCCGACGCCGACCGCTGCTCGGTCGCGGTGCCGGACCAGTCCGCGCTCGGCGGCTGGCGCCAGCTCACCGGCGACGAGGTCGGGGCGCTGCTCGGCAAGCAGTCCGCGATCAGCGCGGCGGTCGAGGGGCGCGGCGTGCTCGCCAGCTCCCTGGTCTCCTCGCGGCTGCTCGCGCGGATCGCCGAGTCCCACGGGCTGGAGCACCGCACGACCCTCACCGGGTTCAAGTGGATCAGCCGGGTGCCGGGCCTCGTGTTCGGCTACGAGGAGGCGCTGGGCTACTGCGTGGACCCCGAGGCCGTGCGCGACAAGGACGGCATCAGCGCCGCCGTGCGGGTGGCGTTCCTCGCCAGCCAGCTCGTCGACAAGGGCCGGACCCTCACCGACGCGCTGGACGACCTCGCCCTGCAGTACGGGCTGCACGCCACCGCCCCGCTCACGCTGCGGGTGGCCGACCTCAGCCTCATCCCGCAGGCCATGGAGCGGCTGCGGAGCCAGGGCCCGGCGACGCTCGCGGGCTCGCCCGTCGTGCGCACCACCGACCTCAGCGCCGGCGCGGACGGCCTGCCCCCGACCGAGGGCCTGGTCTACCTCACCGAGCGCGGGGACCGGGCGATCGTCCGGCCGAGCGGCACCGAGCCCAAGCTCAAGTGCTACCTCGAGGTCATCGTGCCGGTGCACGAGCGCGACGAGCTGCCCGACACCCGTCGGGCCGCCGCGGAACGCCTGGAGACGATGAAGGCCGAGCTCGGCACCCTCATCGGCCTCTGA